A genomic window from Phoenix dactylifera cultivar Barhee BC4 unplaced genomic scaffold, palm_55x_up_171113_PBpolish2nd_filt_p 000007F, whole genome shotgun sequence includes:
- the LOC103712301 gene encoding uncharacterized protein LOC103712301, with protein sequence MALTNFILTVVGVSAAVLLLRSDVKQSATIFRRNVRQIRQWLEEESTSAAKSAERTAPKELDSQAPKKDIPKEEKH encoded by the exons ATGGCCCTGACCAACTTCATCCTGACGGTGGTCGGCGTCAGCGccgccgtcctcctcctccgcagcGACGTCAAGCAGTCCGCCACCATCTTCCGCCGCAACGTCCGCCAAATCCGCCAGTGGCTCGAGGAGGAATCCACCTCTGCCGCCAA GTCTGCGGAGCGAACAGCTCCCAAAGAATTGGATTCGCAAGCTCCGAAGAAAGACATTCCCAAGGAAGAGAAGCATTAG
- the LOC103712302 gene encoding 30S ribosomal protein S9, chloroplastic, whose product MAISLSSLTSSFSSLSFSSQISSKPRTLSLPRIRSPPNAAPLRRNRPSAIVASSSSTAVASVAGGTFAPTTAGLEGMSLEKYVKSRLPGGFAAQKIIGTGRRKCAIARVVLQEGTGKVIINYRDAKEYLQGNPLWLQYIRTPLVTLGYDSGYDVFVKAHGGGLSGQAQAISLGIARALLKVSENHRAPLRKEGLLTRDSRVVERKKVGLKKARKAPQYSKR is encoded by the exons ATGGcgatctctctctcctccctcacctcctccttctcctctctttccttctcctcccaAATCTCCTCGAAGCCGCGAACCCTCTCCCTCCCACGGATTCGGTCGCCCCCCAATGCCGCGCCCCTCCGGCGGAACCGTCCCTCCGCGATCgtcgcctcctcctcttccaccGCAGTCGCCTCCGTGGCCGGCGGCACGTTCGCCCCCACGACGGCGGGCCTGGAAGGGATGAGCTTGGAGAAGTACGTGAAATCGAGGCTTCCAGGCGGGTTCGCTGCCCAGAAGATCATCGGGACCGGCCGGAGGAAATGCGCTATAGCTCGCGTTGTACTCCAAGAAGGGACCGGAAAGGTCATCATCAACTACCGGGACGCCAAG GAATATCTCCAAGGAAATCCTTTGTGGCTGCAATATATCAGAACTCCCTTAGTGACTTTAGGGTATGACAGTGGCTACGATGTTTTTGTTAAAGCTCATGGCGGTGGGCTCTCAGGTCAGGCACAGGCGATTTCTCTTGGTATTGCACGTGCTTTGCTTAAGGTCAGTGAGAACCATAGGGCTCCTTTGAGGAAAGAAGGTCTTCTGACAAGAGATTCtcgagttgtagaaaggaagaaagttgGTCTCAAGAAGGCACGGAAAGCCCCTCAATACTCAAAGCGTTAA
- the LOC103712303 gene encoding uncharacterized protein LOC103712303, with product MSSSMLNSISVSVSDDDEVAGRMRVRVRHKRKKPGARGRADFCRKIVRKAIRWWTVLLFLPAIALLLVESSKLARKPQGEPKSEPVPAEESTGNLNRLDPTTRIVRGVREPCLKMLSQEKLQKLEFPSSAEPNVPLKRVVYKSDSGEQLAAGNATLLPQYAGGTRLNLFTGIQTLHEREKSFKVNETAVVHCGFYSENGGFKISDDDKNYMKTCKAVVSTCAFGGGDDLYQPIGMTEASLEKVCYVAFWDEITLSAQEAEGKVIGDDHMIGKWRIVVVRDLPFADQRLNGKIPKMLSHRLFPEARYSIWVDSKSQFRRDPLGVLEALLWRTNSILAISEHGARSSLYDEGRAIVKKHKATPEEVEVQLSQYWQDGIPDEKRFNGKKALAEASVIVREHTPMTNLFMCLWFNEVVRFTSRDQLSFPYVLRRLKMPGLNMFPVCTRKDLVNSMGHKRKVKPLVRTN from the exons ATGTCCTCCTCGATGCTTAACAGCATCTCCGTCTCCGTCTCCGACGACGACGAGGTTGCCGGCCGAATGCGGGTCCGGGTCCGCCACAAGCGCAAGAAACCCGGCGCCCGGGGGCGGGCTGATTTCTGCCGGAAAATCGTGAGGAAGGCGATACGGTGGTGGACGGTGCTGCTCTTCCTCCCGGCGATCGCGCTGCTCCTCGTCGAGAGCTCGAAGCTTGCAAGGAAGCCCCAGGGGGAGCCCAAATCGGAGCCCGTCCCAGCAGAGGAGTCGACGGGGAACCTAAACCGCCTCGACCCCACCACCAGAATCGTCAGGGGCGTTAGAGAGC CTTGCCTGAAGATGCTCAGTCAAGAAAAATTACAGAAACTGGAGTTTCCTTCTAGTGCAGAACCCAATGTTCCCCTCAAGAGAGTTGTATATAAATCAGATTCAGGAGAACAACTTGCTGCAGGCAATGCCACACTTTTGCCTCAGTATGCTGGAGgtactagattgaatttattCACTGGAATTCAAACGCTTCATGAGAGAGAAAAAAGTTTCAAG GTGAATGAAACTGCTGTGGTGCATTGTGGTTTCTACAGTGAAAATGGTGGTTTTAAGATttctgatgatgacaaaaattaCATGAAAACTTGCAAAGCTGTTGTATCTACATGTGCATTTGGTGGCGGGGATGATCTCTACCAACCTATTGGAATGACAGAGGCGTCACTTGAAAAG GTTTGCTATGTGGCATTTTGGGATGAAATCACTCTCTCAGCTCAGGAAGCAGAAGGAAAAGTAATTGGTGATGACCATATGATTGGTAAATGGCGTATCGTGGTTGTTAGAGATCTTCCTTTTGCAGATCAACGGTTGAATGGAAAAATACCGAAG ATGTTGAGCCATCGCCTTTTTCCTGAAGCAAGGTATTCAATTTGGGTAGACTCAAAGTCTCAATTTCGAAGAGATCCATTAGGTGTACTAGAAGCACTACTTTGGCGTACAAATTCCATCCTTGCCATATCCGAACATGGAGCACGCAGTAGCCTGTATGATGAGGGAAGGGCCATTGTTAAAAAACACAAAGCAACCCCGGAAGAAGTGGAGGTGCAGTTAAGTCAGTACTGGCAAGATGGTATTCCTGATGAGAAAAGGTTCAATGGGAAGAAAG CTCTAGCTGAAGCTTCTGTGATTGTAAGGGAGCACACACCGATGACAAATCTCTTCATGTGTCTTTGGTTCAATGAGGTGGTCCGTTTCACATCACGTGATCAGCTTAGTTTTCCGTATGTTCTCAGACGATTAAAGATGCCAGGCCTCAACATGTTTCCTGTATGTACACGCAAAGATCTGGTGAACAGTATGGGCCACAAGCGTAAGGTGAAGCCCCTTGTAAGGACTAATTAG